One genomic window of Phycisphaerales bacterium includes the following:
- a CDS encoding prepilin-type N-terminal cleavage/methylation domain-containing protein: protein MTKGSAMRARAYTLLEVLVVVAILGTAAAMVVPSMGSAGNLRVQAAVREVVSDITFAQSDAVAYQSRRAIVFFEGEGRYVLCEVRGSVIDPDVDALFDITRDGARYEVIFDEDNTAGAAIVEVDFDGDGILIFDELGGPVETATGDRPSSGGFILIRDAIGQTFRITVEAYTGRVLVERE from the coding sequence GTGACGAAAGGATCCGCCATGCGCGCCCGCGCTTACACGCTGCTCGAGGTTCTCGTCGTGGTGGCCATCCTCGGGACGGCCGCCGCGATGGTGGTCCCGTCGATGGGTTCGGCCGGCAACCTCCGGGTCCAGGCCGCCGTTCGTGAGGTGGTGTCCGATATCACCTTCGCCCAGAGCGATGCCGTTGCCTACCAGTCTCGCCGCGCGATCGTGTTCTTCGAGGGCGAGGGTCGATACGTGTTGTGCGAGGTCCGCGGTTCGGTCATCGATCCGGACGTCGACGCGCTGTTCGACATCACGCGTGACGGAGCCCGCTACGAGGTCATCTTCGATGAAGATAACACCGCCGGCGCCGCCATCGTCGAGGTCGACTTCGACGGCGACGGCATCCTGATCTTCGACGAGCTCGGTGGACCCGTCGAAACGGCCACGGGCGATCGCCCGAGCTCGGGCGGATTCATCCTGATCCGCGACGCGATCGGCCAGACCTTCCGCATCACCGTCGAGGCCTATACGGGCCGCGTGCTCGTCGAGCGCGAGTAG
- a CDS encoding prepilin-type N-terminal cleavage/methylation domain-containing protein: protein MAYGVSAVRTAFTLVEILIVVVILALLAAIVVPQMVGAQEESQVNSTLYDLGKIRRHIVVYRSREDAFPSIEEGDGTWGEIVGDTTSYLMSPPVNSYVGGENRRVIAFGDAPDAAYQTDHAWIYDAATGRVWAGGFDDEDIPLPRLP, encoded by the coding sequence ATGGCCTACGGCGTCTCCGCGGTGCGTACCGCATTCACGCTCGTCGAAATCCTCATCGTGGTGGTGATCCTCGCGCTGCTGGCGGCGATCGTGGTGCCGCAGATGGTGGGGGCCCAGGAAGAGTCGCAGGTCAACTCGACGCTGTACGACCTGGGCAAGATCCGACGCCACATCGTCGTGTACCGCTCGCGCGAAGACGCCTTCCCGAGCATCGAAGAGGGCGACGGAACCTGGGGTGAGATCGTGGGAGATACCACGAGCTACCTCATGTCGCCGCCGGTCAACTCGTACGTGGGCGGGGAGAATCGCCGCGTCATTGCGTTCGGCGATGCACCCGATGCGGCCTACCAGACCGACCATGCGTGGATCTATGACGCGGCGACCGGCCGTGTCTGGGCGGGGGGATTCGACGACGAGGACATTCCGCTTCCTCGCCTGCCGTAA
- a CDS encoding prepilin-type N-terminal cleavage/methylation domain-containing protein yields MRAQVRKAFTLVEILIVVVILGILAAIVIPQFTSASEDAQVSSAESQLQTVRNQIELFRVRNNGTPPALDDIFDGDAADPLTEPAGGWTSIVNADYLRVAPQNPRTGTATVVDGDAAPADAVAAGDDGWVYDEDTGRIWMNGFDEATGEWIEP; encoded by the coding sequence ATGCGCGCACAGGTTCGTAAGGCGTTTACGCTTGTTGAAATTCTGATCGTTGTGGTGATCCTCGGCATCCTGGCCGCGATCGTCATTCCTCAGTTCACCAGCGCCAGCGAGGATGCTCAGGTGAGCAGCGCGGAGAGCCAGCTCCAGACGGTTCGCAACCAGATCGAGCTGTTCCGCGTTCGCAACAACGGCACTCCCCCGGCTCTGGACGACATCTTCGACGGTGACGCGGCCGACCCGCTCACCGAGCCGGCTGGCGGCTGGACCAGCATCGTCAACGCGGATTACCTCCGCGTCGCTCCCCAGAACCCCCGCACCGGCACCGCCACCGTCGTCGATGGTGACGCTGCTCCCGCGGACGCCGTCGCCGCTGGCGATGACGGTTGGGTCTACGACGAGGACACCGGTCGCATCTGGATGAACGGTTTCGACGAGGCCACCGGCGAGTGGATCGAGCCGTAA
- a CDS encoding HEAT repeat domain-containing protein, giving the protein MFSRSTLPTFAGCLALALSTHFAAPAVAQEGPDRLTDRQLLDEFIHFVFIDRDDVAADYAAQLLGRSIDPREFVDLVENAGLEDRFDRAVSEAIRSGLAEAQAASLRQLYSEGRLQRARDPQEIAENIAMLTGPLRGRLIAKDRLVAAGEYAAPQLLRVIDEGGDPALVREVRAVLVQLGQQAVMPLSVALRETAPQTQRTIADLLGQIGYDTAAPFLAEIAQNSSNGQVREAAQRALDAIGTDAGSPAHELYVDVAENFSAEDAGVTSFPGEGNQPVWRYEATAGGLLFESVPTPVYHELMAMRLSEDSLRLVRRPNVTAAALWVASYLRLDIERPQDANLDLGLREPMYYAVASGSTISQNVLSRALATSNTQLARKAIEAIGKTAGGSDLWVGSTGNAQPLVQSLTYPNRRVQYEAALAFAHAQPRASFERSDLVAPILASSIRGATDRYALVVASDPEVGRGLQRMLEGMGYRVSPAGESLTALQQEYETAASVDLIVASLPLDQSVGLVAQKDATNRLMAAPLLLLSDGSDEIELGRRYGSDRSIAVRTAGIRSDQMRATIEDLSQRALGGPISEEEATIYAAEAIDALLELAISQNQVIVASDATSQLVRALEEDEGLLELRLAELLSWIDQAEAQQAIFDRAIQAQGAQQVALLGHTSNSARRNGNQLLERQIQRLLQIARSGNDAEAIAAAGLLGSLGVPSEDLAGLILDGRGS; this is encoded by the coding sequence ATGTTCTCGCGATCGACCCTGCCCACCTTCGCCGGCTGCCTGGCACTGGCTCTTTCGACCCACTTTGCCGCTCCCGCGGTCGCCCAGGAAGGCCCCGATCGCCTCACCGATCGCCAGCTCCTGGACGAGTTCATCCACTTCGTCTTCATCGATCGCGACGACGTGGCGGCCGATTACGCCGCCCAGCTCCTCGGGCGCAGCATCGACCCGCGCGAGTTCGTGGACCTCGTCGAGAACGCCGGCCTCGAGGACCGCTTCGATCGCGCCGTGAGCGAGGCCATCCGCTCGGGGCTTGCCGAGGCGCAGGCCGCCTCGCTGCGTCAGCTCTACAGCGAGGGTCGCCTGCAGCGGGCCCGCGACCCGCAGGAGATCGCCGAGAACATCGCCATGCTGACCGGCCCGTTGCGCGGCCGGCTCATCGCCAAGGACCGCCTCGTGGCTGCTGGCGAGTACGCCGCGCCGCAGTTGCTGCGCGTGATCGACGAGGGCGGCGACCCGGCGTTGGTCCGCGAAGTGCGCGCCGTGCTCGTGCAGCTGGGCCAGCAGGCAGTGATGCCGCTGAGCGTTGCGCTGCGTGAGACCGCGCCGCAGACCCAGCGCACCATCGCCGACCTGCTGGGCCAGATCGGCTACGACACGGCCGCGCCGTTCCTCGCCGAGATCGCCCAGAACTCGAGCAACGGGCAGGTGCGCGAGGCCGCCCAGCGGGCGCTCGATGCCATCGGTACCGATGCTGGTTCGCCGGCCCACGAGCTGTACGTCGACGTGGCCGAGAACTTCTCGGCCGAGGATGCGGGCGTCACGAGCTTCCCGGGCGAGGGCAACCAGCCCGTGTGGCGCTACGAGGCGACGGCGGGCGGCCTGCTCTTCGAGTCGGTGCCCACGCCGGTGTACCACGAACTCATGGCCATGCGCCTGAGCGAGGACTCGCTCCGCTTGGTCCGCCGCCCGAACGTCACCGCCGCGGCCCTGTGGGTGGCCTCGTACCTGCGCCTGGACATCGAGCGTCCGCAGGACGCAAACCTGGACCTGGGCCTGCGAGAGCCGATGTACTACGCCGTCGCGTCCGGCTCGACCATTTCTCAGAACGTGCTGTCGCGGGCGCTGGCCACGAGCAACACCCAGCTGGCGCGCAAGGCCATCGAGGCCATCGGCAAGACCGCCGGCGGCAGCGACCTGTGGGTGGGCTCGACCGGTAACGCCCAGCCGCTGGTCCAGTCGCTGACCTATCCGAATCGCCGCGTGCAGTACGAGGCGGCCTTGGCCTTCGCCCATGCCCAGCCGCGCGCGTCGTTCGAGCGGAGCGACCTCGTCGCCCCGATCCTTGCGTCGTCGATTCGCGGCGCGACCGATCGCTACGCGCTCGTCGTCGCGAGCGACCCGGAAGTGGGACGTGGCCTGCAACGCATGCTCGAGGGCATGGGCTACCGCGTCAGCCCCGCGGGCGAGTCGCTGACCGCGCTGCAGCAGGAGTACGAGACGGCCGCGAGCGTCGACCTGATCGTTGCCAGCCTGCCGCTCGACCAATCCGTTGGCCTGGTGGCGCAGAAGGATGCGACCAATCGTTTGATGGCGGCGCCGCTGCTGCTGCTCTCGGACGGCTCCGACGAGATCGAACTCGGCCGTCGCTATGGCTCGGATCGCTCGATCGCGGTTCGGACGGCTGGCATCCGCAGCGACCAGATGCGTGCCACCATCGAGGACCTCTCGCAGCGTGCGCTCGGCGGGCCGATTTCCGAGGAAGAGGCCACGATCTACGCCGCCGAGGCGATCGATGCGTTGCTCGAACTGGCGATCTCGCAGAACCAGGTGATCGTCGCCTCCGACGCGACGAGCCAGCTCGTTCGCGCCCTGGAGGAAGACGAGGGCCTGCTCGAGCTCCGCCTGGCCGAATTGCTCTCCTGGATCGACCAGGCCGAGGCACAGCAGGCCATCTTTGACCGGGCCATCCAGGCCCAGGGTGCCCAGCAGGTCGCGCTGCTCGGCCACACGTCGAATTCGGCCCGCCGCAACGGCAACCAGTTGCTCGAGCGACAGATTCAGCGGCTGCTGCAGATCGCTCGGTCCGGAAACGACGCCGAAGCCATCGCGGCCGCGGGCTTGCTTGGCTCTCTTGGCGTGCCCAGCGAGGACCTTGCCGGGCTGATCCTCGACGGCCGCGGTTCCTAG